A single genomic interval of Nocardioides nitrophenolicus harbors:
- the coaA gene encoding type I pantothenate kinase, which produces MTTGTPADTHHGEDSSREASPYVELDRATWANLAHEWRQQGSPLTSEEVVRLRGMGDSLDLDEIRDVYLPLSRLLSLRVNAATRLHHEQEQFLHRRTPPRTPFVIGLAGSVAVGKSTAARVLQQMLARWPEHPNVALVTTDGFLYPNAELEARGLLQRKGFPESYDRRKLLKFVIDIKSGIDEVEAPVYSHLVYDVVPDERVVVKRPDIVIVEGLNVLQPARVREDGRTGLGLSDFFDFSIFVDANTNHIREWYVDRFLRLRETAFRDPNSYFARYAALSHDSAVDEARRIWDSINGPNLTANVLPTRSRATLVLRKAANHAVKYVRLRKI; this is translated from the coding sequence ATGACGACGGGAACCCCGGCGGACACCCACCACGGCGAGGACTCGTCGCGGGAGGCCTCACCGTACGTCGAGCTGGACCGCGCGACCTGGGCGAACCTGGCCCACGAGTGGCGCCAGCAGGGCAGCCCGCTGACCAGCGAGGAGGTCGTCCGGCTGCGGGGCATGGGCGACTCGCTGGACCTCGACGAGATCCGCGACGTCTACCTGCCCCTCTCCCGGCTGCTGTCACTGCGGGTCAACGCCGCCACCCGGCTGCACCACGAGCAGGAGCAGTTCCTGCACCGGCGCACTCCCCCGCGCACGCCGTTCGTGATCGGCCTCGCCGGCTCCGTGGCGGTCGGCAAGTCGACCGCCGCGCGCGTGCTGCAGCAGATGCTGGCCCGGTGGCCCGAGCACCCCAACGTCGCGCTGGTCACCACCGACGGCTTCCTCTACCCCAACGCCGAGCTCGAGGCGCGCGGCCTGCTCCAGCGCAAGGGCTTCCCCGAGTCCTACGACCGCCGCAAGCTGCTCAAGTTCGTCATCGACATCAAGTCCGGCATCGACGAGGTCGAGGCGCCGGTCTACTCCCACCTCGTCTACGACGTCGTCCCCGACGAGAGGGTGGTCGTGAAGCGGCCCGACATCGTCATCGTCGAGGGCCTCAACGTGCTGCAGCCCGCCCGGGTGCGCGAGGACGGCCGCACCGGCCTGGGCCTGTCGGACTTCTTCGACTTCTCCATCTTCGTCGACGCCAACACCAACCACATCCGCGAGTGGTACGTCGACCGGTTCCTGCGGCTGCGCGAGACCGCCTTCCGCGACCCCAACTCCTACTTCGCCCGGTACGCCGCCCTCAGCCACGACTCCGCCGTCGACGAGGCGCGCCGGATCTGGGACTCGATCAACGGCCCCAACCTCACCGCGAACGTGCTGCCGACCCGGTCGCGAGCGACGCTGGTGCTGCGCAAGGCCGCGAACCACGCGGTGAAGTACGTGCGGCTCAGGAAGATCTGA
- the glmS gene encoding glutamine--fructose-6-phosphate transaminase (isomerizing), translating to MCGIVGYVGPRSAEEAVIDGLRRLEYRGYDSAGIAVVHDGALTVEKRAGKLANLEKVLAESPIPVAEIGIGHTRWATHGPPNDVNAHPHTGGERRVALVHNGIIENFLDLRGRLEADDHELLSDTDTEIVAQLLELQVQSGEDLTTAMQRVCQKLDGAFTLVAIDAEEPGKVVAARRNSPLVVGLGEGENFLGSDVAAFIEHTREALELGQDQIVVMTRDRVEVTDFWGRPVEARRFHVDWDLSAAEKDGHDWFMRKEIFEQPRAVADSLIGRRTPSGQLQLDEMRLADEELRDVDKIIIIACGTSFYAGMVAKYAIEHWTRTPVEVELASEFRYRDPIIDSTTLIVAISQSGETADTLQAIRHARSQRAKVLAICNTNGSSIPRESDAVIYTHAGPEIGVASTKGFLTQLVACYLLALYIAQVKGTRFGDEIDEIMRHLEAMPDHIETVLGTSDQVYGLAADHATTRSVLFLGRHAGYPVALEGALKLKELAYLHAEGFAAGELKHGPIALVEDELPVLCVVPPKGRDQLHGKMLSGIQEVRARGARTICLAEEGDHSIEPYADALIRLPKVPVLLQPLVAIVPLQLFACELATVLGHDVDQPRNLAKSVTVE from the coding sequence ATGTGCGGGATCGTCGGGTACGTCGGGCCACGGTCGGCCGAGGAGGCGGTGATCGACGGCCTCCGTCGGCTGGAGTACCGCGGCTACGACTCGGCCGGCATCGCCGTGGTCCACGACGGCGCGCTCACCGTCGAGAAGCGGGCCGGCAAGCTGGCCAACCTGGAGAAGGTGCTCGCCGAGTCGCCGATCCCCGTCGCCGAGATCGGCATCGGCCACACCCGCTGGGCCACCCACGGCCCGCCCAATGACGTCAACGCCCACCCCCACACCGGCGGCGAGCGCCGGGTGGCGCTGGTGCACAACGGCATCATCGAGAACTTCCTCGACCTGCGTGGCCGGCTCGAGGCCGACGACCACGAGCTGCTCTCCGACACCGACACCGAGATCGTCGCCCAGCTGCTCGAGCTGCAGGTGCAGTCCGGCGAGGACCTCACCACCGCGATGCAGCGGGTCTGCCAGAAGCTCGACGGCGCGTTCACCCTGGTCGCGATCGACGCCGAGGAGCCCGGCAAGGTGGTCGCCGCCCGCCGCAACTCCCCGCTGGTCGTCGGGCTCGGGGAGGGCGAGAACTTCCTCGGGTCCGACGTCGCCGCGTTCATCGAGCACACCCGCGAGGCGCTCGAGCTGGGCCAGGACCAGATCGTGGTGATGACCCGCGACCGGGTCGAGGTCACCGACTTCTGGGGCCGGCCGGTCGAGGCCCGCCGCTTCCACGTCGACTGGGACCTGTCGGCGGCCGAGAAGGACGGCCACGACTGGTTCATGCGCAAGGAGATCTTCGAGCAGCCCCGGGCCGTCGCCGACTCCCTGATCGGCCGTCGTACGCCGTCCGGGCAGCTGCAGCTCGACGAGATGCGGCTGGCCGACGAGGAGCTGCGCGACGTCGACAAGATCATCATCATCGCGTGCGGGACCTCGTTCTACGCCGGCATGGTCGCGAAGTACGCCATCGAGCACTGGACCCGCACCCCCGTCGAGGTCGAGCTGGCCTCCGAGTTCCGCTACCGCGACCCGATCATCGACTCCACCACGCTGATCGTGGCGATCAGCCAGTCCGGCGAGACCGCCGACACGCTCCAGGCGATCCGTCACGCGCGCTCCCAGCGCGCCAAGGTGCTGGCGATCTGCAACACCAACGGCTCCTCGATCCCGCGCGAGTCCGACGCGGTGATCTACACCCACGCCGGCCCCGAGATCGGCGTCGCGTCCACGAAGGGCTTCCTGACCCAGCTGGTCGCCTGCTACCTGCTCGCCCTCTACATCGCGCAGGTCAAGGGCACCCGGTTCGGCGACGAGATCGACGAGATCATGCGCCACCTCGAGGCGATGCCCGACCACATCGAGACCGTGCTCGGCACCTCCGACCAGGTCTACGGCCTGGCCGCCGACCACGCCACGACGCGCTCGGTGCTCTTCCTGGGCCGCCACGCCGGCTACCCGGTCGCGCTCGAGGGCGCGCTCAAGCTCAAGGAGCTGGCCTACCTCCACGCCGAGGGCTTCGCGGCCGGCGAGCTCAAGCACGGTCCGATCGCCCTCGTCGAGGACGAGCTGCCGGTGCTGTGCGTCGTGCCGCCCAAGGGCCGCGACCAGCTCCACGGCAAGATGCTCAGCGGCATCCAGGAGGTCCGTGCCCGCGGCGCGCGCACCATCTGCCTGGCCGAGGAGGGCGACCACTCCATCGAGCCGTACGCCGACGCGCTGATCCGGCTGCCCAAGGTGCCGGTGCTGCTGCAGCCGCTGGTCGCGATCGTGCCGCTCCAGCTGTTCGCCTGCGAGCTGGCCACCGTCCTGGGCCACGACGTCGACCAGCCGCGCAATCTCGCCAAGTCCGTCACCGTCGAGTGA
- a CDS encoding ABC transporter permease, with amino-acid sequence MRAALLAEYRKLVTTRIWWLLLVVMVCYLAFVAAAVSSTFVFVPDGAEPPLAGVDAARATYSLVNGVGYVFPLVIGSLAMTTEFRHRTITQSLLVEPDRTRFLLAKLLSVLPIGLVAGVVGQLATVAGGAPLLAIKGDGSFLGDGEVVTGLLLGVVVVALWAVIGVAFGSILSNQVAAIVVILAFTQFVEPIVRIGLGQVDALAGAAAYLPGGAADSLIGASFLGSAGAVDLLPRWAAVLVLVGYAAVFAVIGRLTTLRRDIG; translated from the coding sequence ATGAGGGCGGCGCTGCTGGCGGAGTACCGCAAGCTGGTCACCACCCGGATCTGGTGGCTGCTCCTCGTCGTCATGGTCTGCTATCTCGCCTTCGTGGCGGCCGCCGTGTCCTCGACCTTCGTGTTCGTGCCCGACGGCGCCGAGCCGCCGCTCGCGGGCGTGGACGCCGCGCGTGCTACGTACTCCCTGGTCAACGGCGTCGGTTACGTCTTCCCGCTGGTCATCGGCAGTCTCGCCATGACCACCGAGTTCCGGCACCGCACCATCACCCAGAGCCTGCTCGTCGAGCCGGACCGCACCCGGTTCCTGCTCGCCAAGCTGCTGTCCGTGCTGCCGATCGGACTGGTCGCCGGCGTGGTCGGCCAGCTGGCGACCGTCGCCGGAGGCGCTCCACTGCTCGCGATCAAGGGCGACGGCTCGTTCCTCGGCGACGGCGAGGTGGTCACCGGGCTGCTGCTCGGCGTGGTCGTGGTCGCGCTGTGGGCGGTGATCGGGGTCGCGTTCGGCAGCATCCTGTCCAACCAGGTCGCCGCGATCGTGGTGATCCTCGCGTTCACCCAGTTCGTCGAGCCGATCGTCCGGATCGGGCTGGGCCAGGTCGACGCGCTCGCCGGAGCCGCGGCGTACCTGCCCGGCGGTGCCGCGGACTCGCTGATCGGCGCGTCCTTCCTCGGCAGCGCGGGCGCCGTCGACCTGCTGCCGCGGTGGGCGGCGGTGCTGGTGCTCGTGGGGTACGCCGCCGTCTTCGCCGTGATCGGGAGGCTGACCACGCTTCGTCGCGACATCGGCTGA
- a CDS encoding protein kinase domain-containing protein, translating to MFGVVAERYELLEIVGSGGMGVVYRARDRVLGRTVAVKVIRQELADEEFVRRFEREAAILARVRSPHIVVVFDYGSSADRFYLVTDFHADGDLVGWLERNGPMPPRLAVEVAAAVAEGLADAHAAGVVHRDVKPGNVLLWRRGERLLPVLADFGIATADDGGLTVTGGVPGSPPFMAPERHLGQAATAATDIYALGCLLYNLLTGRPPYDGTSFQAASAHINDPVPALPDGLERVAGLDEIVARCMAKAPEDRYPTATAAAEALRAWLAAGTPPTAPTTVTTPPSPPPPASLPRRRLVPALLAIVLVVAAVGAGAWWLLGRDEPSTARPRDPGTTSPPPAVPALDLSVVPGEACRYPKTVDGTTHVVDCSWFDVRATGLAPETPVEVEVRLAIDGTYAKGVARLEDLTSPAGVLDAGQHVAPTDYDGLCPDRRCPGGFPLADDATQARVTVRDADRVLVEREFLLAELRSS from the coding sequence ATGTTCGGGGTCGTCGCCGAGCGCTACGAGCTGCTCGAGATCGTCGGCAGCGGCGGCATGGGCGTGGTCTACCGTGCCCGCGACCGGGTGCTGGGCCGCACGGTCGCGGTCAAGGTGATCCGCCAGGAGCTGGCCGACGAGGAGTTCGTGCGCCGCTTCGAGCGGGAGGCCGCGATCCTGGCCCGGGTGCGCTCGCCGCACATCGTGGTGGTCTTCGACTACGGCAGCAGCGCCGACCGGTTCTACCTGGTGACCGACTTCCACGCCGACGGCGACCTGGTCGGCTGGCTGGAGCGCAACGGCCCGATGCCGCCCCGTCTCGCCGTCGAGGTCGCCGCGGCGGTGGCCGAGGGCCTCGCCGACGCGCACGCGGCCGGCGTCGTCCACCGCGACGTCAAGCCCGGCAACGTGCTGCTCTGGCGGCGCGGCGAGCGGCTGCTCCCGGTGCTCGCCGACTTCGGCATCGCCACGGCCGACGACGGCGGGCTCACGGTCACCGGCGGCGTCCCGGGCAGCCCGCCGTTCATGGCGCCCGAGCGGCATCTCGGCCAGGCGGCGACGGCGGCCACCGACATCTACGCCCTCGGCTGCCTGCTCTACAACCTGCTCACCGGCCGGCCGCCGTACGACGGCACCAGCTTCCAGGCGGCGAGCGCCCACATCAACGACCCGGTGCCGGCCCTCCCCGACGGGCTCGAACGGGTCGCCGGCCTCGACGAGATCGTCGCTCGCTGCATGGCGAAGGCCCCGGAGGACCGCTATCCCACCGCGACCGCGGCCGCCGAGGCGTTGCGGGCCTGGCTCGCGGCGGGGACGCCCCCGACCGCTCCGACCACGGTGACCACCCCGCCGTCGCCCCCGCCGCCCGCGTCGCTCCCGCGGCGCCGGCTGGTGCCCGCCCTCCTCGCGATCGTCCTCGTCGTGGCCGCGGTGGGCGCCGGCGCGTGGTGGCTGCTCGGGCGCGACGAGCCGTCGACGGCGCGGCCCCGGGATCCGGGGACGACCAGCCCGCCGCCCGCCGTGCCGGCGCTGGACCTGTCGGTCGTGCCCGGCGAGGCCTGCCGCTATCCCAAGACCGTCGACGGCACGACGCACGTCGTCGACTGCTCGTGGTTCGACGTCAGGGCCACCGGGCTGGCACCGGAGACCCCGGTCGAGGTCGAGGTGCGCCTGGCGATCGACGGGACCTACGCGAAGGGCGTGGCCCGGCTGGAGGACCTCACCTCCCCGGCGGGCGTGCTGGACGCCGGCCAGCACGTCGCGCCCACCGACTACGACGGGCTGTGTCCCGACCGGCGCTGCCCGGGCGGCTTCCCGCTCGCGGACGACGCGACCCAGGCCCGGGTGACCGTCCGCGACGCGGACCGCGTCCTGGTCGAGCGGGAGTTCCTGCTCGCCGAGCTCAGATCTTCCTGA
- a CDS encoding NAD(P)H-hydrate epimerase produces MIRAHTVAQVRAAEAELLARLPEGALMQRAAAGLAYAVLDLLGSAYGRRVLLLVGSGDNGGDALYAGALLARRGVQVEAWLLSSSAHEGGVGALRAAGGRIGTPGPGRFDVVVDGIVGIGGRPGLRPEAVDALAHVEGIPVVAVDVPSGVDVDTGEVAGPHVTADLTVTFGTHKAGHLLDPAAQACGAVHLVDLGLELPEAPVEALQAADVAALVPRPGPDAHKYTRGVVGVRAGSAAYPGAAVLSVSGAACGLAGMVRYDGAPAALDQVRAAHPEVVGPGRVQAWVVGSGSDDGAEDALRRSVADGVPLVVDADALAHAALVRGRPAVLTPHAGELARLLDVERTAIEARWLEHARLAARRLDAVVLLKGRHTVVARPDGKVRVTTTGTPWLATAGAGDVLGGLIGALLAAGLDPFDAAAAGSWLHGAAATLAAQDGPIVASDVAAALPVVLGTVVGR; encoded by the coding sequence ATGATCCGGGCCCACACCGTCGCACAGGTCCGCGCCGCCGAGGCCGAGCTGCTGGCCCGGCTGCCCGAGGGGGCGCTGATGCAGCGGGCCGCCGCCGGGCTCGCGTACGCCGTGCTCGACCTGCTCGGCTCGGCGTACGGCCGCCGGGTGCTGCTGCTCGTCGGGTCCGGCGACAACGGCGGAGACGCGCTGTACGCCGGCGCGCTGCTCGCCCGGCGCGGCGTGCAGGTCGAGGCGTGGCTGCTGTCCTCCTCGGCCCACGAGGGCGGGGTCGGCGCGCTGCGCGCCGCCGGCGGCCGGATCGGCACCCCCGGACCCGGCCGCTTCGACGTCGTGGTCGACGGCATCGTCGGCATCGGCGGGCGCCCCGGCCTGCGCCCCGAGGCGGTCGACGCCCTGGCCCACGTCGAGGGGATCCCGGTGGTGGCCGTCGATGTCCCGTCGGGCGTCGACGTCGACACCGGCGAGGTCGCCGGCCCCCACGTCACCGCCGACCTGACCGTCACCTTCGGCACCCACAAGGCAGGTCACCTGCTCGACCCGGCCGCCCAGGCCTGTGGCGCGGTGCATCTCGTCGACCTCGGGCTGGAGCTGCCCGAGGCGCCGGTCGAGGCGCTCCAGGCCGCCGACGTCGCGGCACTGGTGCCGCGCCCCGGCCCCGACGCCCACAAGTACACCCGCGGCGTGGTCGGCGTGCGCGCCGGCTCGGCCGCCTATCCCGGGGCGGCGGTGCTCAGCGTGTCCGGTGCCGCGTGCGGGCTCGCCGGCATGGTCCGCTACGACGGCGCCCCGGCCGCCCTCGACCAGGTCCGGGCAGCTCATCCCGAGGTCGTGGGTCCGGGCCGGGTGCAGGCGTGGGTGGTCGGCTCGGGGAGCGACGACGGGGCCGAGGACGCGCTGCGCCGCTCGGTCGCCGACGGCGTGCCGCTCGTCGTGGACGCCGACGCGCTCGCCCACGCCGCGCTGGTGCGGGGCCGGCCCGCGGTGCTGACGCCGCACGCCGGCGAGCTCGCCCGGCTGCTCGACGTCGAGCGCACGGCGATCGAGGCCCGGTGGCTCGAGCACGCGCGCCTGGCCGCCCGGCGGTTGGACGCCGTCGTGCTGCTCAAGGGCAGGCACACCGTCGTCGCACGACCCGACGGGAAGGTCCGGGTCACCACGACCGGCACCCCGTGGCTGGCCACCGCCGGCGCCGGTGACGTCCTCGGCGGCTTGATCGGCGCGCTGCTCGCCGCGGGCCTGGATCCCTTCGACGCCGCCGCGGCCGGCTCCTGGCTGCACGGCGCCGCGGCCACGCTGGCGGCCCAGGACGGCCCGATCGTCGCGAGCGACGTGGCCGCCGCCCTCCCGGTGGTCCTCGGGACCGTGGTGGGACGATAG
- a CDS encoding holo-ACP synthase, whose product MAVVGVGIDVCEIARFEESCRRTPALATKLFTEAERGLHIRSLAARFAAKEALAKALGAPRGMSWHDAEVVSEDSGRPRFVIRGTVLAEADALGVRSVHLSLTHDGGIASAVVVLES is encoded by the coding sequence ATGGCTGTCGTCGGCGTCGGCATCGACGTGTGCGAGATCGCTCGCTTCGAGGAGTCCTGCCGGCGCACGCCGGCGCTGGCGACCAAGCTGTTCACCGAGGCCGAGCGCGGCCTCCACATCCGCTCCCTGGCGGCCCGGTTCGCGGCCAAGGAGGCGCTCGCCAAGGCGCTCGGCGCGCCCCGCGGCATGTCCTGGCACGACGCCGAGGTGGTCTCGGAGGACTCCGGCCGGCCGCGCTTCGTCATCCGCGGCACCGTGCTCGCGGAGGCCGACGCGCTGGGCGTCCGCTCGGTCCACCTCTCGCTCACCCACGACGGCGGCATCGCCTCCGCCGTCGTCGTCCTGGAGTCCTGA